In a genomic window of Candidatus Hadarchaeales archaeon:
- a CDS encoding (Fe-S)-binding protein, with protein sequence MEGVEDKLFLCALCPNMCRFSCPVEEVAGTETSSPQGKALTSLLLLRGELPWTEENARPPYLCLDCQACKLFCPFDFDLPSLFHPVRVKAASKIHPPEVHSRLLRMREKGNPFGEPREKRVVGKGEVAYLPGCTAEMKEREVLLSTLRLLEGAGVGAVLLEGYCCGLPSFRAGDEKRAEELRGEVEGVLRSLGVGILLLSCPGCLEFLSGLEGIEVFHTSTFFLKLVEEGKMGLPRLSGRVTYHDPCSLGRKRGIFDPPRKLLKELGLEVVEPLKTRERAVCCGGGNPLEEARGVSRKRAKELAETAELTVTTCPTCKWALGREGLRVLDLSQVLEGRLG encoded by the coding sequence ATGGAAGGGGTGGAAGATAAGCTCTTCCTCTGTGCCCTCTGTCCCAACATGTGCCGTTTTTCCTGCCCCGTGGAGGAAGTTGCGGGAACGGAAACCTCTTCCCCCCAGGGGAAGGCCCTTACTTCCCTCCTCCTTCTCCGCGGAGAACTCCCTTGGACGGAGGAAAACGCCAGGCCCCCTTACCTCTGTTTGGACTGTCAGGCCTGTAAGCTTTTCTGTCCCTTCGATTTCGATCTTCCCTCCCTTTTTCATCCCGTTCGCGTGAAGGCGGCGAGCAAGATCCACCCACCCGAGGTCCACTCCCGTCTCCTCCGCATGAGGGAAAAGGGCAACCCCTTCGGTGAGCCGAGGGAGAAAAGGGTGGTGGGTAAGGGGGAGGTGGCCTACCTCCCAGGATGTACGGCGGAGATGAAGGAAAGGGAGGTCCTTCTCTCCACCCTTCGCCTGTTGGAAGGGGCAGGGGTGGGGGCGGTCCTGCTGGAGGGTTACTGCTGCGGTCTTCCCTCCTTTAGGGCGGGAGACGAGAAGAGGGCGGAGGAACTCAGGGGGGAGGTGGAGGGGGTCCTGCGTTCTTTGGGGGTGGGCATCCTCCTCCTGAGCTGTCCGGGTTGCCTCGAGTTCCTCTCGGGACTGGAGGGGATAGAGGTGTTCCACACCTCCACCTTCTTCTTGAAATTGGTCGAGGAGGGGAAGATGGGTTTGCCGCGCCTTTCCGGAAGGGTTACCTATCACGATCCCTGTTCCCTGGGGAGGAAGAGGGGGATCTTCGATCCCCCGCGCAAGTTGTTGAAGGAGTTGGGCCTGGAGGTGGTGGAACCCCTCAAAACGAGGGAAAGGGCGGTCTGTTGCGGAGGGGGGAACCCGCTGGAGGAAGCCAGGGGGGTTTCGAGGAAGAGGGCGAAGGAACTCGCGGAAACGGCGGAGCTCACGGTTACCACCTGCCCCACCTGTAAGTGGGCCCTCGGAAGGGAGGGACTGAGGGTTTTGGACCTTTCACAGGTGCTGGAGGGGAGATTGGGATGA
- a CDS encoding FAD-binding oxidoreductase, with protein MGRRGIRFLWEEGGRGRMGRLRPALPEAFLREARDLVGERDLRTEEAELFSHAKDAWLLGGVWFSRGKEPILPGAVAYPESTEEVSGLVRLCCRYKIPLVPYGGGTGVVGGALPPAGALVVDLKKMNRLLEVDGENLLARVQAGMNGWRYEEELNRRGYTGGHIPQSLPSSTVGGWIAHRAAGQFSTKYGKIEDLVAGLEAVMPDGTVVRSRAVPRSATGPRLEQLLLGSEGMLGIITEATLRIFPFPERRLPLSFTFPSLEGALEAARRILRRGFRPAVLRIYDGEEVGLHFRGVVEEGRVLSLFLLEGDGKQVEVEGEVVEGECRSAGGSPSGEKPVEHWLRTRFDVHLAQEVIRGGGVVDTVEVAILWSRAAELYRKVRGELEGLEGMVHVSGHFSHFYPEGVCLYLTFAGFPSDPEAFYWGAWEKVMKATLELGGTISHHHGVGLVRARWMEEELGGFLSVLRKIKGALDPQNLMNPGKAGWGDGRGGR; from the coding sequence ATGGGAAGGAGGGGTATTAGGTTTTTGTGGGAGGAGGGAGGAAGGGGAAGGATGGGGAGACTCCGTCCCGCGCTGCCGGAGGCTTTCTTGCGGGAGGCGCGGGACTTGGTGGGAGAAAGGGATTTGAGAACGGAAGAGGCCGAGCTTTTTTCCCATGCCAAGGATGCTTGGCTGCTGGGAGGGGTTTGGTTCTCTAGGGGGAAGGAACCCATCCTTCCTGGGGCGGTGGCCTATCCGGAGAGCACGGAAGAGGTCTCGGGACTCGTGCGTCTCTGTTGCCGATATAAAATTCCCCTCGTGCCGTACGGGGGAGGAACGGGGGTGGTGGGGGGAGCCCTCCCCCCAGCCGGGGCCCTCGTGGTGGATCTGAAGAAGATGAACAGACTCCTGGAGGTGGATGGAGAAAACCTGCTGGCGAGGGTCCAAGCGGGAATGAACGGGTGGAGGTACGAGGAAGAGCTGAACCGCAGGGGATACACCGGAGGTCACATACCCCAGTCCCTTCCCTCCTCCACCGTTGGGGGATGGATAGCCCACAGGGCTGCGGGTCAGTTCTCCACCAAATATGGGAAGATAGAGGATTTGGTGGCGGGGCTGGAAGCGGTGATGCCCGACGGCACGGTAGTACGCTCGAGGGCCGTTCCGCGCTCCGCCACGGGTCCCAGATTAGAGCAACTCCTCCTGGGGAGCGAAGGCATGCTGGGTATCATCACCGAGGCCACCCTCAGGATCTTTCCCTTCCCCGAGAGGCGTCTCCCCCTCTCTTTCACCTTCCCTTCCCTGGAGGGAGCCCTGGAAGCGGCCCGCAGGATTCTGAGGAGGGGTTTCAGGCCGGCCGTGCTGAGGATTTACGATGGGGAGGAGGTGGGGCTGCACTTCAGGGGGGTGGTCGAGGAGGGGAGGGTCCTCTCCCTCTTCCTGCTGGAGGGTGATGGGAAACAGGTGGAGGTGGAGGGGGAAGTGGTGGAAGGGGAATGCCGGTCGGCCGGTGGAAGTCCCTCGGGGGAAAAGCCCGTTGAACACTGGCTCAGGACTCGTTTCGATGTCCACCTCGCCCAAGAGGTGATCAGGGGAGGAGGGGTGGTGGATACGGTGGAGGTGGCCATCCTCTGGAGCAGGGCGGCAGAACTCTATCGGAAGGTGAGGGGAGAGCTGGAGGGGCTGGAGGGTATGGTCCACGTCTCCGGACACTTCAGCCACTTCTATCCCGAAGGGGTTTGCCTTTATCTCACCTTCGCGGGCTTCCCTTCGGATCCAGAGGCCTTCTACTGGGGGGCCTGGGAAAAGGTCATGAAGGCCACGCTCGAGCTGGGAGGGACGATCAGCCACCATCATGGGGTGGGACTAGTGAGGGCCAGGTGGATGGAGGAGGAACTGGGAGGGTTCCTCTCCGTGCTCAGGAAGATCAAGGGAGCTTTGGATCCCCAGAACCTGATGAACCCAGGTAAGGCCGGGTGGGGAGATGGAAGGGGTGGAAGATAA